The following coding sequences lie in one Paramisgurnus dabryanus chromosome 16, PD_genome_1.1, whole genome shotgun sequence genomic window:
- the spry1 gene encoding protein sprouty homolog 1 — MDHHGQRRGGVRHPDLPSGAILSLDQIRAIRSCNEYTEGPAVARRPAPGPQVPPRSVDKQERTHEVILVNVNNNYERRQSNQRPPVLSRSTSTGSAASSGSNSSVSSEQGLLARSPPSRTSSNLRSYAHRPERAVRTQPKSLNSSPHLFLPPDVPFKQTQVEKIDSAHQYICENCGKCKCGECTAPRPLPSRLACNGQCLCSAENVVEYGTCMCLVKGMFYHCSNDDDGDPCADQPCSLSHPQCCSRFLCMGLVSTLLPCLLCYLPAKGCVKACHSCHDRLNRPGCRCKNSNTVYCKLQSWNHTPGHVPEKPS, encoded by the coding sequence ATGGATCATCACGGTCAGCGCAGAGGGGGCGTCAGACATCCGGACCTCCCCTCCGGGGCCATTCTGTCCCTGGACCAGATCAGAGCCATCCGCTCTTGCAACGAGTACACAGAGGGCCCAGCCGTAGCACGCAGGCCGGCCCCGGGCCCCCAAGTACCACCGCGTAGCGTGGACAAACAGGAAAGGACTCACGAGGTGATTCTGGTAAACGTTAACAACAACTATGAGCGGCGTCAATCGAACCAGCGACCGCCGGTCCTCAGCCGCTCCACAAGCACGGGCAGCGCCGCCAGTTCCGGGAGCAACAGCAGCGTTTCTTCGGAGCAGGGGCTCCTGGCGCGCTCGCCACCGTCACGGACCAGCTCCAACCTTCGTAGCTACGCCCACAGACCCGAGCGAGCTGTGCGGACTCAACCCAAATCCCTTAACTCCTCCCCGCACCTCTTTCTGCCTCCGGACGTACCGTTCAAGCAGACGCAGGTGGAGAAGATCGACTCCGCTCACCAGTATATCTGTGAGAATTGTGGCAAATGCAAGTGCGGCGAATGCACGGCGCCCCGGCCGCTCCCCTCGCGGCTGGCCTGCAACGGACAATGTCTGTGTTCGGCCGAGAACGTGGTGGAATACGGAACGTGCATGTGTTTGGTGAAGGGAATGTTCTACCACTGTTCCAACGACGACGACGGGGACCCCTGCGCGGATCAGCCCTGTTCCCTCTCGCACCCCCAGTGCTGTTCTCGCTTTTTGTGCATGGGCCTCGTGTCCACGCTTCTCCCGTGTTTGCTGTGTTACCTGCCCGCTAAGGGCTGCGTGAAGGCATGCCACTCGTGTCACGACCGCTTGAACAGGCCCGGCTGTCGCTGCAAGAACTCGAACACGGTATACTGCAAGCTACAGAGCTGGAACCACACGCCCGGGCACGTGCCGGAAAAACCGTCCTGA